Proteins found in one Triticum urartu cultivar G1812 chromosome 4, Tu2.1, whole genome shotgun sequence genomic segment:
- the LOC125550949 gene encoding calmodulin-interacting protein 111-like — protein sequence MSSKGKKKQKPSVSPQPSPRTPLSRAREGTGGCILDLPSTAAAAAARYPALVPRGGAGCFTGTVFDVVSRGGIRGGEGRLWLSGDAMASSGLRHGCLVSVSLISSSSNSLDEFPLDSLFEECTRFFDLDVDNDLISNEAGVNFVTAKVFPSCEVQKNGIKLSWDLACTLGYPVVGRPLLISPLYTSQAPKQTDGGEFLRVIKCSDLYLSLVPPKVAPCSHNKSESDCHPVRNVMVMESPKRIPSTSPCRNESHHGASYSGSSLCLDQATAKSVLADDKINDLLQTSASRWLSGRHLLKGNYVPLPMCGKLSMFVVLRAETDGSALDVVHEKNNSMSNAEVSGKLVETPALFLVNRTTKVHLSDLSSSKEFGSDKLGLPPEYSVCADTGNEDTNPNQRLGGLSEVSAKVKEMISFSLADQISLPRNGLHDLPRYKGILLYGPPGTGKTSLASSCAYDLGANLFTINGPEIISQYHGESEQALYDAFTSAKQAAPAVIFIDELDAIAPARKDGGEELSLRMIATLLKLMDEIGRNDRVILIAATNRPESIDRALLRPGRFDQEIEIGVPSPGQRLDILHLLLSGVHHSLTSEEVECLAFATHGFVGADLAALCNEAALSALRRYISVKESSTQPLGDRATHAEKTNIQEIDGLLGYEISSLSSSLSKLTMSTEDYSWTNRGDIIESSELNDKKDELLLLVIKDDFEQAKMKVRPSAMREVMLELPKVQWEDVGGQARIKKQLIEAIQLPQKCPDAFERLGIRPPRGLLMIGPPGCSKTLMARAVASEAKMNFLAVKGPELFSKWVGDSEKAVRSLFAKAKDNAPAILFFDEIDGLAVTRGHGNNGISVADRVLSQLLQEMDGLDQKIGVTVIAATNRPDKIDIALLRPGRFDRLLDVQPPDEADREDIFRIHTRSIPCSHDVNLNELARLTEGYTGADIKLVCREAAVAALDENFDIPEVATTHFKSAIDRVSPSDMKFYQELAARFRRLVDDTDKATMPGTHTEPAI from the exons ATGTCTTCGAAGGGCAAGAAGAAGCAGAAGCCGTCGGTGTCCCCGCAGCCGTCACCTCGTACCCCCCTCTCTCGCGCCCGTGAAGGCACCGGCGGCTGCATCCTGGACCTCCCGTCCACCGCTGCAGCGGCAGCGGCGCGGTACCCGGCGCTCGTACCCCGCGGAGGCGCCGGTTGTTTCACCGGCACCGTCTTCGATGTGGTCTCCAGGGGCGGGATTCGTGGTGGCGAGGGGAGGCTCTGGCTCTCCGGGGACGCCATGGCCAGCTCCGGGCTGCGGCATGGGTGTCTCGTCTCT GTGTCACTCATTTCTTCAAGTAGTAACAGTTTAGATGAATTCCCACTTGATAGCTTATTTGAGGAGTGCACCAGATTCTTTGATCTTGATGTGGACAATGATCTCATCTCTAATGAAGCTGGGGTGAACTTTGTGACTGCCAAAGTTTTCCCTTCATGTGAG GTTCAAAAGAATGGCATCAAGCTCTCTTGGGACCTTGCCTGCACGCTGGGATACCCTGTAGTAGGTCGTCCTTTGTTAATTAGCCCCCTATATACATCTCAAGCCCCAAAACAAACTGATGGTGGTGAGTTTTTGAGGGTGATAAAATGCAGCGATCTCTACCTTAGTCTAGTTCCACCAAAAGTTGCACCATGCAGCCATAATAAGTCAGAGTCTGATTGCCATCCTGTAAGAAATGTGATGGTTATGGAGTCACCTAAAAGGATTCCTTCAACTTCTCCATGCAGAAATGAATCCCATCACGGTGCATCTTACAGTGGTTCTTCATTGTGCTTGGATCAAGCCACTGCAAAATCAGTATTGGCAGATGATAAAATAAATGACTTGCTGCAGACTTCTGCATCACGGTGGCTCAGTGGTAGGCACTTACTGAAAGGAAACTACGTTCCTCTCCCAATGTGCGGGAAACTATCTATGTTTGTAGTTTTGCGTGCAGAAACAGATGGTTCTGCCCTGGATGTAGTGCATGAGAAAAACAATTCAATGTCTAATGCAGAGGTCTCTGGTAAATTGGTTGAAACCCCTGCTTTGTTCCTTGTCAACAGAACCACAAAAGTGCACCTTTCTGATTTGTCATCTTCAAAGGAGTTTGGGTCAGATAAGCTAGGGCTCCCACCAGAATATTCCGTGTGTGCTGATACAGGAAATGAAGATACCAATCCTAACCAAAGGCTTGGTGGGTTATCTGAAGTATCAGCAAAAGTAAAAGAAATGATTTCATTTTCGCTGGCAGATCAAATTAGTCTGCCGAGGAATGGTTTGCATGATTTACCAAG GTATAAAGGTATTCTTCTTTATGGTCCACCTGGAACAGGGAAAACCTCTCTTGCTTCTTCATGTGCCTATGATCTGGGAGCCAATCTTTTTACAATCAATGGACCAGAGATCATTAGTCAGTATCACGGTGAAAGTGAACAAGCATTGTATGATGCTTTCACTTCAGCTAAGCAAGCTGCACCTGCTGTG ATATTTATTGATGAATTGGACGCGATTGCTCCAGCCAGGAAGGATGGAGGCGAGGAGTTATCTCTTAGaatgattgccactctgttaaaACTGATGGATGAGATTGGCCGTAATGATCGTGTTATCCTGATTGCTGCTACAAATCGGCCTGAAAGTATTGATCGTGCATTACTGCGCCCAGGAAGATTCGATCAAGAAATTGAAATAG GAGTACCATCTCCAGGACAGAGGCTGGACATACTTCACCTCCTTCTAAGTGGAGTTCACCACTCTCTCACTAGTGAGGAAGTTGAGTGCCTTGCTTTTGCCACTCATGGATTCGTGGGTGCTGATCTAGCTGCACTCTGCAACGAGGCTGCATTGAGTGCTCTTCGCCGTTATATCAGTGTAAAAGAAAGTTCAACTCAACCACTTGGTGATCGTGCCACACATGCAGAAAAGACTAATATTCAAGAAATTGATGGCCTTTTGGGTTATGAAATAAGCTCATTATCATCATCTCTCTCAAAGTTAACCATGTCAACGGAGGATTATAGCTGGACCAATAGAGGTGATATCATAGAAAGTAGCGAGCTGAATGATAAGAAAGATGAGTTGCTATTGTTGGTGATTAAAGATGACTTTGAACAAGCTAAAATGAAAGTTAGACCAAGTGCAATGCGTGAG GTAATGCTAGAGCTTCCGAAGGTACAATGGGAGGATGTTGGTGGTCAAGCCAGGATTAAGAAGCAGTTAATTGAAGCCATCCAGTTGCCACAGAAATGCCCAGACGCATTTGAACGCTTAGGGATCCGCCCTCCTAGAGGATTGTTAATGATTGGACCACCAGGTTGCAGTAAGACATTGATGGCTCGCGCCGTAGCTTCTGAAGCAAAAATGAATTTCCTTGCAGTTAAGGGTCCTGAGCTTTTCAGCAAATGGGTCGGTGACTCTGAGAAGGCAGTGAGATCATTATTTGCGAAGGCGAAGGATAATGCGCCTGCAATATTATTTTTTGATGAAATAGATGGGCTTGCAGTAACTCGTGGCCATGGAAATAATGGCATATCTGTTGCTGATAGGGTACTCAGTCAGCTGCTACAGGAAATGGATG GTTTGGACCAAAAGATTGGTGTCACTGTTATTGCAGCTACGAATCGTCCTGACAAAATCGACATTGCACTTCTGAGACCAG GTCGTTTCGATAGACTGCTTGATGTTCAGCCACCAGATGAAGCTGACCGTGAAGATATTTTCCGGATTCATACACGCAGCATTCCCTGCAGTCACGATGTTAATCTAAACGAACTCGCTAGACTCACAGAAGGCTACACCGGTGCTGACATAAAGCTCGTCTGCAGGGAAGCCGCTGTAGCTGCTCTTGAT GAGAACTTTGACATCCCAGAAGTAGCAACTACACACTTCAAGTCGGCAATCGACCGAGTAAGTCCATCAGATATGAAGTTTTACCAAGAACTCGCGGCACGATTCCGCCGACTCGTTGATGACACAGATAAAGCAACAATGCCCGGAACACATACCGAACCTGCCATTTAG
- the LOC125553650 gene encoding 60S ribosomal protein L10-like — MGRRPARCYRQIKNKPYPKSRYCRGVPDPKIRIYDVGMKKKGVDEFPSCVHLVSWEKENVSSEALEAARIACNKYMTKNAGKDAFHLRVRVHPYHVLRINKMLSCAGADRLQTGMRGAFGKPLGTCARVDIGQVLLSVRCKESNAVHADEALRRAKFKFPGRQKIICSRKWGFTKFNKADYIKYKSEGRIVPDGVNAKLLGVHGPIAKRRPWAGDPGLRQLKHAQTISFARWNS; from the exons ATGGGGAGAC GACCTGCTAGGTGCTACCGCCAGATAAAAAACAAGCCATACCCCAAGTCAAGGTACTGTCGTGGTGTACCTGACCCGAAGATCAGGATCTATGATGTTGGGATGAAGAAGAAGGGAGTGGATGAGTTCCCCTCCTGCGTCCACCTGGTCAGCTGGGAAAAGGAGAATGTCTCTAGCGAGGCTCTTGAGGCTGCCCGTATTGCTTGCAACAAGTACATGACGAAGAATGCTGGAAAGGATGCGTTCCACCTGAGGGTCAGGGTCCATCCATACCATGTCCTTCGTATCAACAAGATGCTTTCATGTGCCGGGGCTGATAGGCTCCAGACTGGAATGAGGGGTGCTTTTGGGAAGCCTCTGGGTACCTGTGCTCGTGTGGACATTGGCCAAGTACTCCTATCTGTGCGCTGCAAGGAGAGCAATGCTGTTCATGCTGATGAAGCCCTCCGCCGTGCCAAGTTCAAGTTCCCTGGCCGTCAAAAGATCATTTGCAGCAGGAAGTG GGGCTTTACCAAGTTCAACAAGGCTGATTACATCAAGTACAAGAGTGAGGGAAGAATCGTGCCTGATGGTGTCAATGCTAAG CTGCTTGGTGTCCATGGCCCCATTGCTAAACGGCGCCCCTGGGCAGGCGATCCTGGCTTGAGGCAGTTGAAGCATGCACAGACCATTTCCTTCGCTAGATGGAACTCATGA